From a region of the Candidatus Eisenbacteria bacterium genome:
- a CDS encoding c-type cytochrome: MALVAPAVAATSLTGSYAGQLRVARPSQTFDVAAALTDAAGVLSGTVVLGATDPTLAGTYLVQGKLRGTRIRLIGSSSTGARLVVRGTLNASGVAGRARVRVAGTRAKGRLTLTRRVATGDGSACDAVFTQNQQFFTSQVMDQVLVPVCSACHAAGGQAQATRLRVVRGDPAATARATVLVIDQSAPTSSLLLTKPLDAVPHGGGRQLTAGSTQAQILAQWVDLVAQANCSTTPTGGGTGADLYAARCAGCHGADGAGLAGATDVRCTVRSLLTDAVRNGRGSGPSAMPAFSTTDLPQDQLTTIADYLRSLCSGSGADLYASNCASCHGPTAGGGRNADGVFGPNVRCSEGGDLGEAVRGGAEGMPAFPSLAGSQLTKLGRYLSSLCSLGGGGGD; the protein is encoded by the coding sequence GTGGCGCTGGTCGCTCCGGCAGTCGCGGCGACGAGCCTCACCGGCTCGTACGCGGGCCAGCTCCGGGTGGCGCGGCCGTCGCAGACGTTCGACGTAGCCGCCGCGCTCACCGACGCGGCCGGGGTGCTGAGTGGCACCGTGGTGCTCGGCGCGACGGACCCGACGCTCGCCGGTACCTACCTCGTGCAGGGCAAGCTTCGCGGCACGCGCATTCGTCTCATCGGGAGCAGCTCGACCGGCGCCCGGCTCGTCGTACGCGGCACCCTCAACGCGAGCGGCGTCGCCGGCAGGGCCCGGGTGCGTGTCGCCGGAACGCGCGCGAAGGGCCGGCTCACGCTGACGCGCCGGGTGGCGACCGGCGACGGTTCGGCCTGCGATGCCGTCTTCACGCAGAATCAGCAGTTCTTCACCTCGCAGGTGATGGACCAGGTCCTCGTCCCCGTCTGCTCCGCATGCCACGCGGCGGGTGGACAGGCGCAGGCGACCCGCCTGCGCGTGGTGCGCGGCGATCCCGCCGCGACCGCGCGAGCCACGGTGCTGGTGATCGATCAGTCCGCTCCGACGTCCTCGCTGCTCCTCACCAAGCCGCTCGACGCCGTCCCGCACGGCGGTGGCCGTCAGCTCACCGCGGGCAGCACCCAGGCGCAGATCCTCGCGCAGTGGGTCGATCTCGTCGCGCAGGCGAATTGCTCGACGACGCCCACGGGGGGCGGGACGGGAGCCGACCTCTACGCCGCGCGCTGCGCCGGCTGTCACGGTGCGGATGGAGCCGGACTGGCGGGCGCGACCGACGTCCGCTGCACCGTGCGCAGCCTGCTCACCGACGCCGTCCGCAACGGCCGGGGCTCGGGGCCGAGCGCGATGCCCGCGTTCTCGACTACCGACCTTCCACAGGACCAGCTCACGACGATCGCCGACTACCTCCGCAGCCTGTGCAGCGGCAGCGGCGCGGACCTCTACGCCTCCAACTGCGCGAGCTGCCACGGCCCGACCGCGGGCGGCGGACGCAACGCCGACGGCGTCTTCGGTCCGAACGTCCGCTGCAGCGAGGGAGGCGATCTCGGCGAGGCCGTGCGCGGCGGCGCCGAAGGGATGCCGGCGTTCCCGTCGCTCGCGGGCTCGCAGCTCACCAAGCTCGGCCGATATCTGAGCAGCCTCTGCTCACTCGGCGGAGGTGGCGGCGACTGA
- a CDS encoding choice-of-anchor Q domain-containing protein: MRSGGAALFAVCVFAWSTQAANFVVTTTGDSGVGSLRDAITSANGAPGADTISFNLAGCPCVVSLATPLGITDPLTIVGPGQTSLAIDGGTTVQAIQTGAVAVAISDLTIRNAHSAGSGGGIDAAGPLTLTRVTLQGNTAAQSGGGVFAAQDVTIVDSVFDGNTATAMFGGGLYAAGSLSITGSRFANNTTATMQGYRGGGGLIALGVTAISTTEFIHNTTADWGGGAYIADFVSVQPTSTVLTDVRFTNNTAQSGGGGGLFMWYQAVLDSVEVTDNYAGYRGGGVYSGFAGNNRVTMNGGRLLRNSGAGGGGLYSDGDITIDGTQIVGNTSRSNNGGGAWTPLNATVSNAFVSFNVVLMGGNSGGIDTGTSLTITDSIVSDNQTMTGSGGGTGAGADATVTGCQYLRNTASNLAGGVLAFGDAHLTGSTFDGNTAENNWGGASFGGLAVVATDTMFLRNTSRYAGGALASQSGTIQVMGGRFESNRAVLGGWGGAIYCGGPTVTVDDALFITNSADVNGGAIAANATAISGATFVGNQANTGGGLLQFAGGTIDNTLFARNHAVGGQGEQLWLGNGGSIRHSTFASSLALPGSAIYVSSGAVTLLDSILTSHGVGLNNDTGTVTADYNLFDGNTSDTQGGGITNGHPVAGTPLFVDPMSDDYHLQPGSAAIDAGPGVGVTTDIDGDSRPLGAGFDLGCDEAIPPPTTTTTSTTSSTSTTSSTTSSTSTTTLVPTTTSSTSTTTTSSSTSTSTSTSTTTSAPTSTTTTATVPASTTTTLPAQLLSGKKLLLKATLLNLLSKDSSVTLGAGPSSADDPTEEGGQLRVVASGDGGFDETYPLATSGWRYISKKKPANGYTFAKGNPIKSISIKPGKGIKIVGKGSALGIGLASDPRPVLIELRLGGARYCMGFGGSIEFTAGKKYLAKNSTAADAACPP, from the coding sequence ATGCGGAGTGGTGGGGCGGCGCTGTTCGCGGTCTGCGTGTTCGCTTGGTCGACCCAAGCGGCCAATTTCGTCGTCACGACCACGGGTGACAGCGGCGTCGGTTCACTTCGAGATGCCATCACCAGCGCCAACGGTGCGCCGGGCGCGGATACGATCTCGTTCAACCTGGCCGGTTGTCCCTGCGTCGTCTCGCTCGCCACGCCGCTCGGCATCACCGATCCGCTGACCATCGTTGGTCCGGGCCAGACGAGCCTCGCCATCGATGGCGGGACCACCGTGCAGGCGATCCAGACGGGCGCCGTGGCGGTCGCCATTTCGGACCTGACGATCCGGAACGCCCACAGCGCCGGGTCCGGCGGCGGCATCGACGCCGCGGGTCCGCTCACGCTGACGCGGGTGACGCTGCAGGGCAATACGGCGGCCCAGAGCGGGGGCGGCGTGTTCGCCGCCCAGGACGTCACGATCGTCGACAGCGTCTTCGACGGAAACACGGCCACCGCCATGTTCGGCGGCGGTCTGTATGCAGCCGGGTCACTCTCGATCACGGGGAGCAGGTTCGCGAACAACACCACCGCGACGATGCAGGGCTACCGCGGGGGCGGGGGCCTGATAGCGCTTGGTGTCACTGCGATTTCCACGACCGAGTTCATCCACAACACGACGGCCGACTGGGGCGGGGGCGCGTACATCGCCGATTTCGTGAGCGTGCAGCCGACCTCGACGGTGCTCACCGACGTGCGGTTCACGAACAACACCGCGCAGTCGGGCGGTGGAGGCGGGCTCTTCATGTGGTATCAGGCTGTCCTCGATTCGGTCGAAGTGACCGACAACTACGCTGGGTACCGCGGGGGCGGCGTATACAGCGGATTCGCCGGGAACAACCGAGTCACAATGAACGGCGGTCGGCTGCTCCGGAACTCGGGCGCCGGCGGCGGTGGCCTCTACAGCGACGGCGACATCACGATCGACGGCACGCAGATCGTCGGCAACACGTCGCGCAGCAACAACGGCGGCGGGGCCTGGACGCCGCTGAACGCGACCGTCTCGAACGCGTTCGTCAGCTTCAACGTCGTCCTGATGGGCGGCAACAGCGGTGGGATCGATACGGGGACCAGTCTCACGATCACCGATTCCATCGTGTCGGACAATCAAACGATGACCGGCAGCGGGGGAGGTACCGGCGCGGGTGCCGATGCGACCGTGACGGGCTGCCAGTATCTCCGCAACACCGCCTCGAACCTGGCCGGCGGCGTGCTGGCGTTCGGCGATGCGCACCTCACCGGCAGCACGTTCGACGGCAACACGGCCGAGAACAACTGGGGCGGCGCTTCGTTCGGCGGACTGGCGGTGGTCGCGACCGACACCATGTTCCTGCGCAACACGAGCCGCTACGCCGGTGGGGCGCTCGCCTCGCAGAGCGGCACCATCCAGGTGATGGGTGGTCGGTTCGAGAGCAACCGCGCCGTGCTCGGCGGTTGGGGTGGTGCCATCTACTGCGGTGGCCCCACGGTCACCGTCGACGACGCCCTGTTCATCACCAACTCCGCCGACGTCAACGGCGGCGCCATCGCCGCAAACGCCACCGCCATCTCCGGCGCGACGTTCGTCGGCAACCAGGCGAACACGGGTGGCGGGTTGCTCCAATTCGCCGGTGGGACGATCGACAACACCCTCTTCGCCCGCAACCACGCCGTCGGCGGCCAGGGCGAGCAACTGTGGCTCGGGAACGGCGGCAGCATCCGGCACTCGACGTTCGCGTCGAGCCTCGCCCTGCCGGGGTCGGCGATCTACGTGAGCAGCGGCGCCGTCACGCTGCTCGACAGCATCCTCACCTCGCACGGCGTCGGTCTCAACAACGACACGGGCACCGTGACGGCGGACTACAACCTCTTCGACGGCAACACGTCCGACACGCAGGGTGGCGGCATCACGAACGGCCACCCCGTCGCAGGCACCCCGCTCTTCGTCGATCCGATGAGCGACGACTATCATCTGCAGCCGGGCTCCGCGGCGATCGACGCCGGCCCCGGCGTCGGTGTCACGACCGACATCGACGGCGATTCGCGCCCGCTGGGCGCCGGGTTCGATCTGGGATGCGACGAGGCCATCCCGCCGCCGACCACGACGACGACCTCGACCACGAGCAGCACCTCGACGACCTCGTCGACCACGAGCTCGACCAGCACGACCACGCTCGTCCCGACGACGACGAGCAGCACCAGTACGACGACGACGAGCAGCAGCACCAGCACGTCCACGTCGACGAGCACCACGACGAGCGCGCCGACGTCGACCACCACGACGGCGACCGTCCCCGCGAGCACCACCACGACGCTGCCGGCGCAGCTTCTCTCGGGCAAGAAGCTACTGTTGAAGGCGACCCTCTTGAACCTGCTCTCGAAGGACAGCTCGGTCACGCTGGGAGCCGGCCCGAGCAGCGCCGACGACCCCACGGAGGAGGGGGGCCAGTTGCGCGTCGTTGCCTCCGGTGATGGCGGCTTCGACGAGACCTACCCCCTGGCGACCTCGGGGTGGCGCTACATCTCGAAGAAGAAGCCGGCCAACGGCTACACCTTCGCCAAGGGCAACCCCATCAAGAGCATCTCGATCAAGCCCGGCAAGGGGATCAAGATCGTCGGCAAGGGTTCTGCACTCGGGATCGGGCTTGCGTCGGATCCGCGGCCCGTACTGATCGAGCTTCGCCTGGGTGGTGCGCGGTACTGCATGGGATTCGGCGGCAGCATCGAGTTCACCGCCGGGAAGAAGTACCTGGCGAAGAATTCGACCGCCGCCGACGCCGCCTGCCCGCCGTGA
- a CDS encoding DUF6691 family protein, giving the protein MTFVSAFAFGMLFAVGLGLSGMTNPAKVVGFLDVTGAWDPTLAFVMTTAVTVTFVSFRLVLARPAPILAPGFSLPKHQRVTGSLVGGAALFGIGWGLSGYCPGPSLVALVTGWPAVLVFVASMAVGLELGSLVPGTPSPPEREIGAPAAASVATAP; this is encoded by the coding sequence ATGACCTTCGTCAGCGCGTTCGCGTTCGGGATGCTGTTCGCGGTCGGACTCGGTCTGTCGGGCATGACGAATCCGGCGAAGGTCGTGGGCTTCCTCGACGTCACCGGAGCATGGGATCCCACGCTGGCATTCGTCATGACGACCGCGGTGACGGTGACCTTCGTCTCGTTCCGGCTGGTTCTGGCACGTCCCGCGCCGATCCTTGCGCCCGGGTTCTCGCTGCCGAAGCACCAGCGCGTCACCGGGAGCCTCGTGGGCGGCGCCGCGCTGTTCGGGATCGGCTGGGGGCTCTCGGGCTACTGTCCTGGGCCCTCGCTGGTCGCGCTGGTGACGGGATGGCCGGCCGTCCTGGTGTTCGTCGCGTCGATGGCCGTCGGGCTCGAGCTCGGCTCGCTCGTACCGGGCACGCCGTCTCCACCCGAGCGCGAGATCGGGGCGCCCGCCGCGGCGTCGGTCGCGACCGCCCCATGA
- a CDS encoding ion channel: MLDPLTDGWHYRPDSAKLDPRAETQRTLRSRRLRGPRRRGAATPLRDFYHALLRLSWPATIGFIAAGYCAANLLFACAYLAIGGVEHARPGSLRDAFYFSVQTMGTIGYGSMYPATDGANLLVVVESTVGLVLTALATGLVFAKFSRPTARLMFSRNVVLSPMNGVPTLAFRIGNRRTNHIFEAHVRVSIMRTERTTEGRDFYRTTDLTLTRDRLDLTRSWNVLHVVDETSPLFRDTPESLESAGAELLVAVSGTDDTWMQTIHAMHRYSARQVVWGYRLTDVMSEQGDVTTIDLSKFHDIEPTQPLPGFPYPRA; this comes from the coding sequence GTGCTCGATCCGCTGACCGACGGGTGGCACTACCGCCCCGACTCGGCGAAACTCGACCCGCGTGCCGAGACCCAAAGAACCCTACGATCCCGTCGACTACGAGGTCCGCGTCGTCGGGGCGCCGCGACGCCGCTGCGCGACTTCTACCACGCGCTGCTCCGGCTCTCCTGGCCGGCGACCATCGGCTTCATCGCGGCCGGCTACTGCGCGGCGAACCTCCTCTTCGCGTGCGCCTACCTCGCGATCGGCGGAGTCGAGCATGCACGGCCAGGCTCGCTCCGCGACGCCTTCTACTTCAGCGTCCAGACCATGGGCACGATCGGCTACGGCTCGATGTACCCCGCGACCGACGGGGCGAACCTGCTCGTCGTGGTCGAGTCGACGGTGGGGCTCGTGCTGACGGCGCTGGCCACCGGCCTCGTGTTCGCCAAGTTCTCGCGCCCGACGGCGCGCCTGATGTTCTCGCGCAACGTCGTGCTCTCGCCGATGAACGGCGTGCCGACGTTGGCGTTTCGCATCGGCAATCGCCGGACGAACCACATCTTCGAAGCGCACGTCCGGGTCTCGATCATGCGCACCGAGCGGACGACCGAAGGCCGCGACTTCTATCGCACGACCGACCTCACGCTCACGCGTGATCGTCTCGATCTCACGCGCTCGTGGAACGTCCTCCACGTGGTCGACGAGACGAGCCCACTCTTCCGGGACACGCCCGAGTCGCTGGAGAGCGCCGGGGCCGAGCTCCTCGTCGCGGTGAGCGGCACGGACGACACCTGGATGCAGACGATCCACGCGATGCATCGCTACTCGGCCCGCCAGGTCGTCTGGGGCTACCGCCTGACCGACGTCATGAGCGAGCAGGGCGACGTCACCACGATCGATCTCTCGAAGTTCCACGACATCGAGCCGACCCAGCCTCTGCCGGGGTTTCCGTACCCGCGAGCGTAG
- a CDS encoding phospholipase D-like domain-containing protein, protein MSANDFTNQDSKDGYSVKLWRGERMCLVGMDVDQPEADLVGFAIESKAPGAADFQPLPNRIAFSYDKPTAVAVTGARLFSSLDAPFQKFRWVHFPHDPKAGTYRYRVTKMHMPQDDVLKKGTAIELDISLDPVTYDGFLDVGFTRNFASSQAYAERFGNNPNVIPATVSKGLEFQKLSDPKMKDVYRWLGFEAYDLLFGFLDEALADPTVTIDVFAYDLNEPDILVRLEQFGSRLRAIIDDSGEHRPATSAESKAAKRLKASAGADHVHRTHFSSLQHNKVFLVRKNGTPDRVLFGSTNFSFRGLYIQANNVLVCRAAPAAALFGQLFDLAFANPAGYSKTALAAKWNLAKVDGKPPLTFGLSPHPSDDLTLTPLGAAIEQATSSVFFSIAFLSQTSGPVRTAIDALATKPLFSYGVVNTTGKLNVHKPDGSIGTVDFEYLADHAPEPFKGEWSGGKGINIHHKFVVTDFSLPTAKVYTGSSNLSKTAETKNGDNLVMIEDCRVATGYAIEAVRVFDHLHFRTTMKDAKKAAKDKKKPPPLKLRKPRTISGFPAWFERFYKPGTQLEHDRKLFAR, encoded by the coding sequence ATGAGCGCGAACGATTTCACCAACCAGGACAGCAAGGACGGCTACTCCGTGAAGCTCTGGCGCGGCGAGCGGATGTGTCTGGTCGGCATGGACGTCGACCAGCCCGAGGCCGACCTCGTGGGTTTCGCCATCGAGTCGAAGGCGCCGGGCGCGGCCGACTTCCAGCCGCTCCCCAACCGCATCGCCTTCTCCTACGACAAGCCGACCGCCGTGGCGGTGACGGGCGCCAGGCTGTTCTCCTCGCTCGATGCGCCCTTCCAGAAGTTCCGCTGGGTGCACTTCCCGCACGATCCGAAGGCCGGCACCTACCGCTACCGCGTCACCAAGATGCACATGCCGCAGGACGACGTCTTGAAGAAGGGCACGGCGATCGAGCTCGACATCTCGCTCGACCCGGTGACGTACGACGGCTTCCTGGACGTCGGCTTCACCCGCAACTTCGCGTCCTCGCAGGCCTACGCCGAGCGTTTCGGCAACAATCCGAACGTCATCCCGGCCACGGTCTCGAAGGGCCTCGAGTTCCAGAAGCTCTCGGATCCCAAGATGAAGGACGTCTATCGGTGGCTGGGCTTCGAGGCGTACGACCTGCTCTTCGGGTTCCTCGACGAGGCGCTCGCCGATCCGACGGTGACGATCGACGTGTTCGCGTACGATCTGAACGAGCCCGACATCCTGGTCCGCTTGGAGCAGTTCGGGTCGCGGCTCCGCGCCATCATCGACGACTCGGGCGAGCACCGTCCCGCGACGAGCGCGGAGTCGAAGGCGGCCAAGCGCCTCAAGGCGTCGGCCGGCGCCGACCACGTCCACCGCACGCACTTCTCGAGCCTGCAGCACAACAAGGTCTTCCTCGTGCGCAAGAACGGGACGCCGGACCGCGTGCTCTTCGGCTCGACCAATTTCAGCTTCCGCGGCCTCTACATCCAGGCCAACAACGTGCTCGTCTGCCGGGCCGCGCCGGCCGCCGCGCTGTTCGGTCAGCTCTTCGACCTCGCCTTCGCGAACCCCGCCGGCTATTCGAAGACCGCCCTCGCCGCGAAGTGGAATCTGGCGAAGGTCGACGGCAAGCCGCCGCTCACGTTCGGCCTCTCTCCGCATCCGAGCGACGACCTCACACTGACGCCGCTCGGCGCCGCGATCGAGCAGGCGACCTCATCGGTCTTCTTCTCGATCGCCTTCCTCTCGCAGACCTCCGGCCCGGTGCGAACCGCGATCGACGCCCTCGCGACGAAGCCGCTCTTCAGCTACGGCGTCGTCAACACCACCGGGAAGCTGAACGTCCACAAACCCGACGGCTCGATCGGCACCGTCGACTTCGAGTACCTCGCCGACCACGCACCCGAGCCGTTCAAGGGCGAGTGGTCGGGCGGCAAGGGCATCAACATCCATCACAAGTTCGTGGTGACCGACTTCAGCCTGCCGACCGCCAAGGTCTACACCGGTTCCTCGAATCTCTCGAAGACGGCCGAGACCAAGAACGGCGACAATCTGGTGATGATCGAGGATTGTCGCGTGGCGACCGGCTACGCGATCGAGGCGGTGCGCGTGTTCGACCACCTCCACTTCCGCACGACCATGAAGGACGCGAAGAAGGCGGCGAAGGACAAGAAGAAGCCGCCGCCGCTCAAGCTGCGCAAGCCGAGGACGATCAGCGGTTTCCCGGCGTGGTTCGAGCGGTTCTACAAGCCGGGCACCCAGCTCGAGCACGACCGGAAGCTCTTCGCGCGCTGA
- a CDS encoding YeeE/YedE family protein, with the protein MPPDAIVKAVIGGALIGAAATGLLLFNGRIAGIFSGLLPPWGKDTPWRLAFVAGLLSGGALVLSIDPGAFGPTIPRSVGRLAAAGLLVGVGTRIGNGCTSGHGVCGLARRSRRSLAATLTFMTTGALTVYVVRHVVGASLP; encoded by the coding sequence ATGCCACCCGACGCAATCGTGAAGGCGGTGATCGGCGGGGCGCTCATCGGTGCGGCCGCGACCGGGCTGCTCCTGTTCAACGGTCGGATCGCCGGCATCTTCAGCGGCCTTCTTCCTCCCTGGGGAAAGGATACGCCCTGGCGGCTGGCGTTCGTCGCGGGGCTCTTGTCCGGCGGCGCGCTCGTCCTGTCGATCGATCCCGGCGCGTTCGGCCCGACGATCCCGCGCTCCGTCGGCCGCCTCGCTGCGGCCGGGCTCCTGGTCGGGGTTGGAACCCGGATCGGCAACGGCTGCACCAGCGGTCACGGCGTGTGCGGACTTGCCCGCCGCTCACGACGCTCGCTCGCAGCCACTCTGACCTTCATGACCACCGGGGCTCTCACGGTCTACGTCGTGAGGCACGTCGTCGGAGCGTCCCTCCCATGA